A genome region from Streptomyces sp. SAI-135 includes the following:
- a CDS encoding carbohydrate ABC transporter permease has translation MSATATPLRPLRRPPRAAAESSLFLGHGRLPRVLVGIALVALTIVWLLPFVWAIATSLQSAQDAASPGLSPIKGALTTGAYEQILERGNITRWALNSFLIAGLVTLITVAVSTLAAYGFSRGTFRGRRVLLAVTVASILVPPQLLIVPLFKQMLLFHLVDTYAAVVLPQVVAPMMVFILKRFFDAIPRELEDAARMDGASEFRVFLSIVLPLSRPIVSAVAIFVFIGAWNNFLWPFIVTNDADLMTLPVGLATVKDVYGIEYAQSMASALLAALPLIVVYLFFQRRIVDSVATTGLGGS, from the coding sequence GTGTCCGCCACCGCTACGCCCCTTCGCCCGCTGCGCCGTCCGCCCCGGGCAGCCGCCGAATCCTCCCTCTTCCTCGGACACGGCCGACTGCCGCGCGTCCTGGTCGGCATCGCCCTGGTCGCTCTGACGATCGTCTGGCTGCTGCCGTTCGTCTGGGCCATCGCCACCTCGCTGCAGAGCGCGCAGGACGCGGCCTCGCCCGGTCTGTCCCCGATCAAAGGCGCCCTCACGACGGGGGCGTACGAGCAGATCCTCGAACGCGGGAACATCACCCGCTGGGCCCTCAACAGCTTCCTGATCGCCGGGCTTGTCACGCTGATCACCGTCGCGGTCTCCACCCTCGCCGCATACGGCTTCTCACGCGGCACGTTCCGCGGCCGCCGGGTCCTGCTCGCGGTGACCGTCGCCTCGATCCTCGTCCCGCCGCAGTTGCTCATCGTCCCGCTCTTCAAGCAGATGCTGCTCTTCCACCTCGTGGACACCTACGCGGCGGTCGTCCTGCCGCAGGTCGTCGCGCCCATGATGGTCTTCATCCTCAAGCGCTTCTTCGACGCCATCCCACGGGAACTGGAGGACGCGGCCCGGATGGACGGAGCCTCCGAGTTCCGGGTCTTCCTGTCCATCGTGCTGCCGCTGTCGCGCCCGATCGTCTCCGCCGTGGCGATCTTCGTCTTCATCGGGGCCTGGAACAACTTCCTGTGGCCGTTCATCGTCACCAACGACGCGGACCTGATGACCCTTCCCGTCGGCCTGGCCACCGTCAAGGACGTCTACGGCATCGAGTACGCCCAGTCCATGGCGTCGGCGCTGCTCGCGGCCCTCCCCCTGATCGTGGTCTACCTCTTCTTCCAGCGTCGCATCGTCGACTCCGTGGCCACCACCGGCCTCGGCGGCTCCTGA
- a CDS encoding sugar ABC transporter permease encodes MTTTAPPGAEAVTGPAADRPHGLRRKGLSSIRAAKGPGLVFVLPFLLVFALFLVWPIVHGLWLSFTDSSLALRATTFVGFDNYAEAFGDPDVWTSLGNTVVFTAISSIPLVLIALAMALLVHSGLAGQWVWRLAFFAPYLLPVTVVTSIWMWLYQPDLGLANQFLDTLGIGPVGWLSDESVAKWSIAALTVWWTVGFNFLLYLAALQSLPHTYYEAAALDGAGAWRRLWSITLPQLRRTTALVAMLQVLASLKVFDQIYILTKGGPNGTTRPVLEYVYDVGFTGYRLGYASAVSYLFFAFIIVVSLLQLRLFRQEG; translated from the coding sequence GTGACCACTACAGCACCTCCCGGTGCCGAGGCTGTGACCGGCCCGGCCGCCGACCGCCCCCACGGCCTGCGCCGCAAGGGACTGAGCAGCATCCGGGCCGCCAAGGGCCCCGGCCTCGTCTTCGTCCTGCCGTTCCTGCTCGTCTTCGCCTTGTTCCTGGTATGGCCCATCGTGCACGGGCTCTGGTTGAGCTTCACCGACAGCTCACTGGCCCTGCGCGCCACGACCTTCGTCGGCTTCGACAACTACGCCGAGGCGTTCGGTGACCCGGACGTCTGGACCAGCCTCGGCAACACGGTTGTCTTCACCGCCATCTCCAGCATCCCGCTGGTGCTGATCGCCCTGGCGATGGCCCTGCTGGTGCACAGCGGCCTCGCCGGACAGTGGGTGTGGCGGCTGGCCTTCTTCGCCCCCTACCTGCTGCCCGTGACCGTCGTGACCTCGATCTGGATGTGGCTCTACCAGCCCGACCTCGGATTGGCCAACCAGTTCCTCGACACCCTCGGCATCGGGCCCGTCGGCTGGCTCTCCGACGAATCCGTCGCGAAGTGGTCCATCGCCGCTCTCACGGTCTGGTGGACGGTCGGTTTCAACTTCCTGCTGTACCTGGCCGCACTCCAGTCCCTGCCCCACACCTACTACGAGGCCGCCGCCCTCGACGGTGCCGGTGCCTGGCGTCGCCTGTGGTCCATCACCCTGCCGCAGCTGCGCCGCACCACCGCCCTGGTCGCGATGCTCCAGGTCCTCGCCTCGCTGAAGGTGTTCGACCAGATCTACATCCTGACCAAGGGCGGCCCCAACGGCACGACCCGCCCGGTCCTGGAATACGTCTACGACGTCGGGTTCACCGGCTACCGGCTCGGTTACGCCTCCGCCGTCTCCTACCTCTTCTTCGCCTTCATCATCGTCGTCTCGCTCCTGCAACTGCGTCTCTTCCGCCAGGAGGGCTGA
- a CDS encoding extracellular solute-binding protein, whose amino-acid sequence MYTRFPASSPAPAPGAASALTRRRLLRHGTAAAGALLAAGPLSGCASPAAADPSALSVWDLFQGGDGTLMNDMIKAVSKGPQGFDVKRTILDWGPSYYTKLAMSAAGGRASDVAIMHLSRLAGYAPAGLVDPIDLDVLAGFGVSEKDFTRAVWARTQHDKTVYAVPLDVHPFIVFYDKEAADKAGLLDSSGELAPMGSPEALIDAGKALAKATGQKGILFGHVTDPSQSWRLFAALYAQTGASFTLPDGGPPQIDIDAAVRVVTFMQQLFDGRTNPNNLDYYGAVANFIGGRAGMVMLGEWELPALKKSGIPLGAAPFPQVFDQPAVYTDSHSFVLPHQDNPDPARRREAHRYIAEIIKQSLTWASAGHIPAYQPVIAEPAYAALDPQSSYAKAAEVAVLDPPNWFAGAGSNFQSRMCQPLQSALLRNTSAEKAVRQMVREANTLLRQPNPVA is encoded by the coding sequence ATGTACACCCGCTTCCCCGCCTCATCACCAGCACCCGCACCCGGTGCGGCATCTGCTCTCACCCGTCGTCGGCTGCTGCGCCACGGCACGGCCGCCGCAGGTGCGCTGCTCGCGGCCGGTCCGCTGTCCGGCTGCGCCTCACCGGCCGCCGCCGACCCCTCCGCACTGAGCGTCTGGGACCTGTTCCAGGGCGGCGACGGCACGCTCATGAACGACATGATCAAGGCCGTCTCCAAGGGCCCGCAGGGCTTCGATGTGAAGCGCACGATCCTCGACTGGGGACCGTCGTACTACACCAAGCTGGCCATGTCGGCCGCCGGCGGCCGAGCCTCCGACGTGGCGATCATGCACCTGTCCCGGCTGGCCGGATATGCGCCCGCCGGCCTCGTGGATCCCATCGACCTGGACGTGCTCGCCGGATTCGGGGTCTCCGAGAAGGACTTCACACGAGCCGTGTGGGCGCGGACGCAGCACGACAAGACGGTCTACGCCGTTCCGCTCGACGTCCATCCCTTCATCGTGTTCTACGACAAGGAGGCCGCCGACAAGGCGGGCCTCCTGGACTCCTCGGGTGAGCTTGCCCCGATGGGTTCCCCGGAGGCTCTGATCGACGCCGGCAAGGCGCTCGCCAAGGCGACCGGTCAGAAGGGCATCCTGTTCGGCCACGTCACCGACCCATCGCAGAGCTGGCGGCTGTTCGCCGCGCTCTACGCGCAGACCGGCGCCTCCTTCACCCTGCCGGACGGCGGCCCGCCGCAGATCGACATCGACGCCGCAGTCCGCGTGGTCACCTTCATGCAGCAGCTGTTCGACGGCCGCACCAACCCCAACAACCTGGACTACTACGGCGCCGTAGCCAACTTCATCGGCGGCCGCGCCGGCATGGTCATGCTCGGGGAGTGGGAACTGCCGGCGCTGAAGAAGTCCGGCATCCCGCTCGGCGCCGCGCCGTTCCCGCAGGTCTTCGACCAGCCGGCCGTCTACACCGACAGCCACAGCTTCGTCCTGCCGCATCAGGACAACCCGGACCCGGCGAGGCGCCGCGAGGCCCACCGGTACATCGCGGAGATCATCAAGCAGAGTCTCACCTGGGCGAGCGCCGGTCATATCCCCGCCTACCAGCCCGTCATCGCGGAGCCGGCGTACGCCGCCCTCGACCCGCAGTCCTCCTACGCCAAAGCGGCAGAGGTGGCGGTCCTCGACCCGCCGAACTGGTTCGCCGGGGCCGGTTCCAACTTCCAGAGCCGGATGTGCCAGCCGCTCCAGTCGGCGCTGCTGCGCAACACGTCCGCCGAGAAGGCGGTGCGCCAGATGGTCCGTGAGGCGAACACGCTGCTCCGGCAGCCCAACCCGGTGGCCTGA
- a CDS encoding LacI family DNA-binding transcriptional regulator, whose protein sequence is MTRPRIKDVARLAGVSEKTVSNVINDYAHVSERTRRAVRDAIEQLGYKVNLAGRHLRQGRTGIIALVVPELDVPYFAELARHVIREAEQRSLTVLIHDTGADRDHELAALTGFGSSFVDGVILSPLALTPDDLRDRAGAPPTVLIGELLEEGADHVAIDNEKAAREATEHLLSLGRRSILVIGGRDEAGLGTAEARTRGYLAALREAGVAYDPGALLPVRSFGMPDGAEAVNRVLGQGGRPDALLCLNDQLALGALRALYEHGIRVPEEVAVIGFDDVEAGRFSVPTLSTVAPDKAAIARVAVELLQRRMDEVAGPTSPDASAPGPRSPQDLVVAHRLVLRESTEGAGAARSAACRPTTA, encoded by the coding sequence GTGACACGGCCAAGGATCAAGGACGTCGCACGGCTCGCGGGCGTGTCGGAGAAGACGGTCTCCAACGTCATCAACGACTACGCGCATGTCTCCGAGCGGACCAGACGCGCCGTGCGCGATGCCATCGAGCAACTCGGCTACAAGGTCAATCTGGCCGGTCGCCATCTGCGCCAGGGCCGCACCGGCATCATCGCCCTCGTCGTCCCCGAACTGGACGTGCCGTACTTCGCCGAACTCGCCCGACACGTCATCCGCGAGGCGGAGCAGCGCTCCCTGACAGTGCTGATCCACGACACCGGCGCCGACCGCGACCACGAACTCGCCGCGCTGACCGGTTTCGGTTCCAGCTTCGTCGACGGAGTCATCCTCAGCCCGCTCGCCCTCACCCCGGACGACCTGCGCGACCGTGCGGGCGCCCCGCCCACCGTGCTGATCGGCGAACTGCTGGAGGAAGGCGCCGATCACGTCGCCATCGACAACGAGAAGGCGGCACGGGAGGCGACCGAGCACCTGCTCAGCCTCGGCCGCCGCTCCATCCTGGTCATCGGCGGCCGCGACGAGGCCGGCCTGGGCACGGCCGAGGCCCGTACCCGGGGCTACCTCGCCGCGCTTCGGGAAGCCGGCGTCGCATACGACCCGGGCGCCCTGCTGCCCGTCCGGTCCTTCGGGATGCCCGACGGCGCCGAGGCGGTCAACCGGGTGCTCGGTCAGGGCGGCCGCCCTGACGCGCTGCTGTGCCTCAACGACCAATTGGCGCTGGGGGCGCTGCGCGCCCTGTACGAGCACGGCATCCGGGTCCCCGAAGAGGTCGCCGTGATCGGCTTCGACGACGTCGAGGCCGGACGCTTCAGCGTCCCCACGCTGAGCACTGTCGCCCCCGACAAGGCCGCGATCGCCCGGGTCGCCGTCGAACTGCTGCAACGCAGGATGGACGAGGTCGCGGGACCCACCTCGCCGGACGCCTCCGCACCCGGCCCGCGGTCACCCCAGGACCTCGTGGTGGCGCACCGACTGGTACTGCGGGAGAGCACGGAAGGTGCCGGCGCAGCACGGTCGGCGGCGTGCCGGCCGACGACTGCCTGA
- a CDS encoding LamG-like jellyroll fold domain-containing protein, with protein MTRQRLRPRARWWALLAAAALVVPPSGLAATASAAEPTGSASVHSTEAADVEVHGLKGEYFSMSAPGARDFAELGGTLLEPQINFSGLTSTFQDLTGKTEHTTARWTGQIEAPATGDYTFYAIGDNGFRLFIDGEPVIDHWEPDWDREQTSAAIRLNAGERHDFRLELFQDFGGSNMYLRWSGPGLAKQLVPMSAFTPPEGFEVYPVELSLTADGRHLRARFEDAVGGIAAVKDHLKVEADTTAMPLESVAVAPGDPNSLLVTLAEPVQKNQGVRVTYDGAGGLTSGGETVPKIVRYAENASTHRLTTVWGDKLDKNNPLPEYPRPQQVRSQWKNLNGPWQFSGAKAGEQPVFGKNLDEKIVVPFPVESLLSGVERHEDHMFYRKLVNVPKDWKVRKDGKGNRLKLNFGAVDYQAQVFVNGIKVAEHTGGYDAFSADITDALKGAGPQEVVVAVTDTGGENQPRGKQSPNPSGIVYTQSSGIWQTVWMEPVTNAAIDDVVTTPDIGTSSLAVTVKSDKASAGARVEAVARDKRGKVVGKVSGPANEQLRLRVANQHLWSPDDPYLYDLDVKLTDGGSTDKVGSYFGMRSVGIAKVGGFQKLVLNGKPIFSLATLDQGFWPDGLYTAPSDEALAFDLKAHKELGFNAVRKHIKVEPARWFYHADRLGLLVWQDFVSGALTTDTARRDFVDQGREMAREHHDSPAVVGWTVFNEGWGEWDRTETGKIAEALKEADPSRVVNAHSGVNCCDSKGDSGKGDIIDHHDYNNVDPPFPDDKRAAIDGEHGGFTLRVPGHMWPGAPAAIYSGVDDKDALTRKYVENTAKFYLDQAAAELSGSVYTQISDLENELNGLYTYDRRQIKVDPVRVREINREVIAAGAAAGERLPLKGGGHWALDEGTGTTAKDDGPNAKALTLSDGTTWTPGVRGSALKFNGQGQYAETDGPVIDTTGSYTVSAWVRLDELPGNYATAVSQDTRRQASPFYLQYGQGAFAFSTPGEARARLVTTPERGRWYHLVGVRDSADNTIKLYVDGKPAASATGGPAYPSTGSLAVGRAQWGGNDTDFWNGAVDEVHAYDKALTAEEVSALYADEKP; from the coding sequence ATGACAAGACAACGCCTCCGCCCCCGAGCCAGATGGTGGGCGCTGCTGGCCGCAGCCGCTCTTGTTGTGCCCCCGAGCGGTCTGGCCGCCACCGCGTCGGCAGCAGAGCCGACCGGCAGCGCCTCTGTGCACTCCACCGAAGCAGCCGATGTCGAGGTACACGGCCTGAAGGGCGAGTACTTCAGCATGTCGGCCCCCGGCGCACGGGACTTCGCCGAACTCGGTGGCACGCTGCTCGAACCGCAGATCAACTTCTCCGGTCTGACCAGCACCTTCCAGGATTTGACCGGCAAGACGGAGCACACGACCGCCCGTTGGACGGGACAGATCGAAGCACCGGCAACCGGCGACTACACCTTCTACGCCATCGGCGACAACGGCTTCCGCCTCTTCATCGACGGTGAGCCGGTCATCGACCACTGGGAGCCGGACTGGGACCGGGAGCAGACCAGCGCCGCGATCCGGCTGAACGCCGGTGAGAGGCACGACTTCCGTCTGGAGCTGTTCCAGGACTTCGGCGGGTCCAACATGTACCTGCGCTGGTCCGGCCCGGGTCTGGCCAAACAACTCGTGCCGATGTCGGCGTTCACCCCGCCCGAAGGCTTCGAGGTCTACCCGGTAGAGCTGAGCCTGACGGCCGACGGACGCCACCTGCGGGCCCGGTTCGAGGACGCGGTCGGTGGCATCGCGGCGGTCAAGGACCACTTGAAGGTCGAGGCCGACACCACGGCCATGCCCCTGGAGTCGGTGGCCGTGGCTCCCGGGGATCCCAACTCTCTGCTCGTCACACTCGCCGAGCCGGTCCAGAAGAACCAGGGGGTGCGGGTCACCTACGACGGCGCCGGCGGCCTGACGTCCGGCGGCGAGACCGTACCGAAGATCGTCCGCTACGCCGAGAACGCCTCCACCCACCGGCTCACCACCGTGTGGGGCGACAAGCTCGACAAGAACAACCCTCTGCCGGAGTACCCGCGTCCGCAGCAGGTGCGCTCCCAGTGGAAGAACCTCAACGGCCCTTGGCAGTTCAGTGGCGCCAAGGCGGGCGAGCAGCCGGTGTTCGGCAAGAACCTCGACGAGAAGATCGTCGTACCGTTCCCGGTGGAGTCACTTCTCTCCGGGGTGGAGCGGCACGAGGACCACATGTTCTACCGCAAGCTGGTGAACGTCCCCAAGGACTGGAAGGTCCGCAAGGACGGCAAGGGCAACCGGCTCAAGCTGAACTTCGGCGCCGTGGACTACCAGGCGCAGGTCTTCGTCAACGGCATCAAGGTCGCCGAGCACACCGGCGGCTACGACGCCTTCAGCGCCGACATCACCGACGCCCTCAAGGGCGCCGGCCCTCAGGAGGTCGTGGTCGCGGTCACCGACACCGGGGGCGAGAACCAGCCGAGGGGCAAGCAGTCCCCCAACCCGAGCGGCATCGTCTACACCCAGTCGTCCGGGATCTGGCAGACCGTCTGGATGGAGCCGGTCACCAACGCCGCCATCGATGACGTCGTCACCACTCCGGACATCGGCACGAGCAGCCTCGCCGTGACGGTGAAGTCCGACAAGGCGTCCGCCGGGGCTCGCGTCGAGGCGGTCGCGCGCGACAAGCGCGGCAAGGTCGTGGGCAAGGTGAGCGGGCCGGCCAACGAGCAGCTGCGGCTGCGGGTGGCAAACCAGCACCTGTGGAGCCCGGACGACCCTTACCTCTACGACCTGGACGTCAAGTTGACCGACGGCGGGTCGACCGACAAGGTCGGCAGCTACTTCGGTATGCGCTCCGTCGGCATAGCCAAGGTCGGCGGCTTCCAGAAGCTGGTGCTCAACGGCAAACCCATCTTCTCCCTCGCCACCCTCGACCAGGGCTTCTGGCCCGACGGCCTGTACACCGCGCCGAGCGACGAGGCCCTCGCGTTCGATCTCAAGGCGCACAAGGAGCTCGGCTTCAACGCCGTGCGCAAGCACATCAAGGTGGAGCCCGCGCGCTGGTTCTACCACGCGGACCGGCTGGGCCTGTTGGTCTGGCAGGACTTCGTTTCCGGCGCCTTGACCACCGACACCGCCCGGCGCGACTTCGTCGACCAGGGCCGGGAGATGGCGCGTGAACATCACGACTCGCCGGCCGTGGTGGGCTGGACCGTCTTCAACGAGGGCTGGGGCGAGTGGGACCGCACCGAGACCGGCAAGATCGCCGAGGCGCTGAAGGAAGCCGACCCGTCTCGCGTCGTCAACGCCCACAGCGGAGTCAACTGCTGCGATTCCAAGGGTGATTCAGGCAAGGGCGACATCATCGACCACCACGACTACAACAACGTGGACCCGCCGTTCCCCGACGACAAGCGGGCGGCGATCGACGGTGAGCACGGCGGCTTCACCCTGCGCGTCCCCGGACACATGTGGCCGGGCGCCCCGGCGGCGATCTACAGCGGTGTCGACGACAAGGACGCGCTGACCCGCAAGTACGTTGAGAACACCGCCAAGTTCTACCTCGACCAGGCCGCCGCCGAGCTGTCCGGCTCGGTGTACACCCAGATCTCCGACCTGGAGAACGAGCTCAACGGTCTCTACACCTACGACCGTCGCCAGATCAAGGTCGACCCGGTCCGGGTCCGTGAGATCAACCGCGAGGTCATCGCGGCCGGCGCCGCCGCGGGCGAGCGGCTTCCGCTCAAGGGCGGTGGGCACTGGGCCCTCGACGAGGGCACCGGGACCACCGCGAAGGACGACGGCCCGAACGCCAAGGCCCTGACCCTCAGCGACGGCACCACCTGGACGCCCGGCGTCAGGGGCAGTGCGCTGAAGTTCAACGGGCAGGGCCAGTACGCCGAGACCGACGGTCCGGTGATCGACACCACCGGCAGCTACACCGTCTCCGCGTGGGTGCGGCTGGACGAGCTGCCCGGCAACTACGCCACCGCGGTCAGCCAGGACACCCGGCGCCAGGCCAGCCCCTTCTACCTCCAGTACGGACAGGGCGCGTTCGCCTTCAGCACTCCGGGTGAAGCCCGAGCCCGGCTGGTCACCACCCCCGAGAGGGGCCGCTGGTACCACCTGGTCGGCGTGCGTGACAGCGCCGACAACACGATCAAGCTGTACGTCGACGGAAAGCCGGCGGCGAGTGCCACCGGCGGCCCGGCCTACCCCAGCACCGGTTCCCTGGCCGTCGGCCGCGCCCAGTGGGGCGGCAACGACACCGACTTCTGGAACGGCGCGGTCGACGAGGTCCACGCCTACGACAAGGCGCTCACCGCCGAGGAGGTGAGCGCGCTCTACGCGGACGAGAAGCCGTAG
- a CDS encoding AbfB domain-containing protein, with protein sequence MRQAPADRRPLARLKRGARWVTTALLALALAGGTALTATGPATAAPQAWTPKPSPMTTPWTNQVPTDTPLPEYPRPQLTRPDWANLNGIWDFAVTSADAGQPAAFTEQIRVPFVAESALSGIRRKITQNDKLWYKRTFTVAPDWNGRRVQLNFGASDWRTTVWVNGRQAGATHSGGFDAFSYDVTELLNGGTNTIVVSVWDPTETGGQAVGKQRIRDVATHPGGGIFYTAASGIWQTVWLEPTAPAHIARLDMVPDLANSRLKVTVRGAGTSGHQARVTVSTGGTTIGTATGPVGTEFTVPVPNPHLWTPEDPFLYDVKADLLSGGTTVDSAGSYTGMRSIGIARVDGLLRPVLNGRFVFQTGTLDQGYWPDGIYTAPTDAALRHDLQKHKDLGFNMVRKHIKVEPQRWFYWADRLGLLVWQDMPSMEHTPDAAARTQWEAEYDRIIDQHRSTPSLVMWVNQNEGWGQYDQARIADKVKAYDPSRLVDNMSGVNCCGAVDGGNGDVVDHHVYVGPGTTVPTSTRAAVLGEFGGLGFRVTGHEWYPGGGFSYEDQPDLAHLDNRFVGLIDAIREVRMPRGLSASVYTEITDVENEVNGLLTYDRQVVKVDEARVRAANQALINASRGSTAPPTLPVNEYRSLRVTTPGYTDRFVRHKDGAVFTEIVNSASDALLKNDATWKIVPGLANSSCYSFESRNYPGQYLRHRDFRVYKEAGSGDLYRADATFCPVRGANGGVRLSAYNFPEQYLRHYNAELWLATPGGTHAWDNPALFAEDTTWAVDAPWAP encoded by the coding sequence ATGCGTCAAGCACCCGCGGACAGACGGCCGTTGGCCCGGCTGAAACGAGGAGCGCGGTGGGTCACCACCGCGCTCCTCGCTCTCGCCCTGGCCGGCGGCACGGCCCTGACGGCCACCGGCCCCGCGACCGCAGCGCCCCAGGCGTGGACGCCCAAGCCGTCCCCCATGACCACCCCGTGGACGAACCAGGTCCCCACCGACACACCGCTGCCGGAGTACCCGCGCCCCCAGCTGACCCGCCCGGACTGGGCCAATCTCAACGGCATCTGGGACTTCGCCGTCACCTCGGCCGACGCCGGACAGCCGGCCGCCTTCACCGAGCAGATCCGCGTCCCGTTCGTCGCGGAATCCGCGCTCTCCGGCATCCGGCGCAAGATCACCCAGAACGACAAGCTGTGGTACAAACGCACGTTCACCGTCGCGCCCGACTGGAATGGCCGCCGCGTCCAGCTCAACTTCGGCGCCAGTGACTGGCGCACCACCGTCTGGGTCAACGGCCGTCAGGCGGGCGCCACCCACAGCGGCGGATTCGACGCCTTCTCCTACGACGTCACCGAGCTCCTCAACGGCGGCACCAACACGATCGTCGTCTCCGTCTGGGACCCCACCGAGACGGGTGGCCAGGCCGTGGGCAAACAACGGATCCGCGACGTGGCCACGCACCCCGGCGGCGGCATCTTCTACACCGCCGCGTCGGGCATATGGCAGACCGTATGGCTCGAACCGACCGCCCCCGCGCACATCGCGCGCCTGGACATGGTGCCGGACCTGGCGAACAGCCGCCTCAAGGTCACCGTCCGGGGCGCCGGTACGAGTGGTCACCAGGCCCGCGTCACCGTCTCCACGGGCGGTACCACCATCGGCACCGCCACCGGCCCGGTCGGCACCGAGTTCACCGTGCCCGTCCCGAACCCGCACCTGTGGACGCCGGAGGACCCCTTCCTCTACGACGTCAAGGCCGACCTGCTCTCGGGTGGCACGACGGTCGACTCGGCCGGCAGCTACACCGGCATGCGTTCCATCGGCATCGCCCGGGTCGACGGTCTCCTGCGGCCGGTCCTCAACGGCCGGTTCGTCTTCCAGACCGGCACCCTGGACCAGGGCTACTGGCCGGACGGCATCTACACGGCGCCCACTGACGCCGCGCTCCGTCACGACCTGCAAAAGCACAAGGACCTCGGCTTCAACATGGTCCGCAAGCACATCAAGGTCGAGCCGCAGCGCTGGTTCTACTGGGCCGACCGGCTCGGCCTGCTGGTCTGGCAGGACATGCCGTCCATGGAGCACACCCCGGACGCCGCCGCCCGCACCCAGTGGGAGGCGGAGTACGACCGCATCATCGACCAGCACCGCAGCACCCCGTCACTGGTCATGTGGGTCAACCAGAACGAGGGCTGGGGCCAGTACGACCAGGCCCGCATCGCCGACAAGGTCAAGGCCTACGATCCCTCACGCCTGGTCGACAACATGAGCGGCGTCAACTGCTGCGGCGCCGTCGACGGCGGCAACGGCGACGTCGTCGACCATCACGTCTACGTCGGCCCCGGCACCACTGTGCCCACTTCCACCCGCGCCGCCGTCCTCGGCGAGTTCGGCGGACTCGGCTTCAGGGTCACCGGCCACGAGTGGTACCCCGGCGGCGGCTTCAGCTACGAGGACCAGCCCGACCTGGCCCACCTGGACAACCGGTTCGTGGGCCTCATCGACGCGATCCGCGAAGTGCGCATGCCCCGCGGCCTGTCAGCCTCGGTCTACACCGAGATCACGGACGTCGAGAACGAGGTCAACGGCCTGCTCACCTACGACCGTCAGGTCGTCAAGGTCGACGAGGCCCGGGTGAGAGCCGCCAATCAGGCCCTGATCAATGCCTCCCGCGGGTCGACGGCCCCTCCCACCCTGCCCGTCAACGAGTACCGGTCGCTGCGGGTGACGACCCCGGGCTACACGGACCGGTTCGTGCGCCACAAGGACGGAGCGGTCTTCACTGAGATCGTGAACAGCGCCAGCGACGCCCTGCTGAAGAACGACGCCACCTGGAAGATCGTCCCCGGACTCGCCAACAGCTCCTGCTACAGCTTCGAGTCGCGCAACTACCCCGGGCAGTATCTGCGCCACCGCGACTTCCGCGTCTACAAGGAGGCCGGATCGGGTGACCTGTACCGGGCCGACGCCACCTTCTGTCCCGTCCGGGGCGCCAACGGCGGCGTACGGCTGTCCGCGTACAACTTCCCGGAGCAGTACCTGCGCCACTACAACGCCGAACTATGGCTCGCCACCCCGGGCGGCACGCACGCCTGGGACAACCCGGCCCTGTTCGCGGAGGACACCACCTGGGCCGTCGACGCCCCGTGGGCACCGTGA